A stretch of the Vidua chalybeata isolate OUT-0048 chromosome 19, bVidCha1 merged haplotype, whole genome shotgun sequence genome encodes the following:
- the CACNG5 gene encoding voltage-dependent calcium channel gamma-5 subunit produces MLLAMSACSRKALTLLSSVFAVCGLGLLGISVSTDYWLYLEEGIVQPQNQTAEIKLSLHSGLWRVCFLAGEERGRCFTIEYVMPMNIQLTSESTINVLKMIRSATPFPLVSLFFMFIGFILSNIGHIRPHRTILAFVSGIFFILSGLSLVVGLVLYISSINDEMLNRTKDSESFFNYKYGWSFAFSAISFLLTESAGVMSVYLFMKRYTAEDLYRPHPGFYRPRLSNCSDYSGQFLHPDAWARGRSPSDISSEASLQMNSNYPALLKCPDYDQMSSSPC; encoded by the exons aTGCTGTTGGCGATGAGCGCCTGCAGCAGGAAGGCGCTGACCCTGCTCAGCAGCGTGTTCGCCGTCTGCGGCCTCGGCCTCCTGGGCATCTCCGTCAGCACCGACTACTGGCTCTACCTGGAGGAGGGCATCGTCCAGCCCCAAAACCAGACGGCCGAGATCAAGCTCTCGCTGCACTCGGGGCTCTGGAGGGTCTGCTTTCTGGCAG GTGAGGAGCGTGGCCGGTGCTTCACCATCGAATACGTCATGCCCATGAACATCCAGCTGACATCTGAATCCACAATCAATGTCCTGA AGATGATCCGTTCTGCCACCCCCTTCCCTCTGGTCAGCCTCTTCTTCATGTTCATCGGCTTCATCCTGAGCAATATCGGCCACATCCGGCCTCACAGGACCATCCTCGCCTTCGTCTCGGGGATATTCTTCATCCTCTCAG GTCTGTCACTGGTGGTGGGGCTGGTCCTCTACATATCCAGCATTAATGATGAGATGCTCAACAGGACCAAGGACTCGGAGTCGTTCTTCAATTACAAATATGGGTGGTCCTTTGCCTTCTCTGCCATCTCGTTCCTTCTCACAGAG AGTGCCGGGGTGATGTCTGTGTACCTGTTCATGAAGCGCTACACGGCCGAGGACCTCTACAGACCCCACCCCGGCTTCTACCGGCCCCGCCTGAGCAACTGCTCCGACTACTCGGGGCAGTTCCTGCACCCGGACGCGTGGGCGCGGGGCCGCAGCCCCTCGGACATCTCCAGCGAGGCGTCCCTGCAGATGAACAGTAACTACCCAGCCCTGCTCAAGTGCCCCGACTACGACCAGATGTCCTCGTCCCCGTGCTga